Genomic DNA from uncultured Methanospirillum sp.:
ACCGCTCCTGCAGAGGAGAATATCAGGCAGGCTGAAGAGGTACCTACTGCAGAATGGACCGGGTAATGGAGGAGCAGCACCAGAACAGGGACAAGGACAACCCCCCCGCCTACACCGGCAAGGCTTGTGATGTTCCCGATACAGAACCCGATAGCGAGCAGTACAGGTACTGACTGCCTGGGAGGACAGACCAAACATTCCTGCACATTCCAGAACATCCTGACTGCCATCAAGGTAACGAGCACGGCAAAAAAGGTCTTGAGAACCTGGCCCGGCAACCAGGCTGCGATGGTCCCCCCTGTGACCGCACCGCAGATTGCTGCAACACCCATCGGTATTGCAGTCTTCCAGTCAACTGCTCCTCTGCGATGGTGTCCGAGTGCCGAGGTCATCACTGTCGGAAGAGTGACAGCAAGCCCGGTTGCGAACGCAACCCTGATCGCAAGGGTACTGTCAAGCCCATCCCCTGCGAGCAGCCAGTACTGCACCGGTACCATGATGAAACATCCGCCAACGCCTATCATGCCTGATGCGAATCCGGCAATAGATCCGGT
This window encodes:
- a CDS encoding sulfite exporter TauE/SafE family protein, translating into MDIILYLLTLITTGSIAGFASGMIGVGGCFIMVPVQYWLLAGDGLDSTLAIRVAFATGLAVTLPTVMTSALGHHRRGAVDWKTAIPMGVAAICGAVTGGTIAAWLPGQVLKTFFAVLVTLMAVRMFWNVQECLVCPPRQSVPVLLAIGFCIGNITSLAGVGGGVVLVPVLVLLLHYPVHSAVGTSSACLIFSSAGAVATYLWHGLGVAGLPPYSVGYVDLVQWAVLVGTTIPLSILGVRYAHRCPARMLRYFFAGIMFVVGILMLIP